A stretch of Cheilinus undulatus linkage group 20, ASM1832078v1, whole genome shotgun sequence DNA encodes these proteins:
- the msrb1b gene encoding methionine-R-sulfoxide reductase B1b, whose protein sequence is MSFCQFFGGEVYKDHFKPGMYVCSKCNHPLFSSRSKFAHSSPWPAFTDTIREDSVTKMMETLTAYKVLCGKCGNGLGHEFVNDGPEEGKSRFUIFSHSLKFVPSKGKDKQ, encoded by the exons ATGTCATTCTGTCAGTTTTTCGGTGGTGAGGTCTACAAGGATCACTTCAAACCAG GAATGTATGTGTGCTCCAAGTGTAACCATCCACTGTTCTCCAGTCGGTCCAAGTTCGCCCATTCGTCTCCCTGGCCGGCGTTCACCGACACCATCAGAGAGGATAGCGTCACCAAGATGATGGAGACGCTCACTGCGTACAAG gTTCTGTGTGGAAAGTGTGGTAACGGGCTGGGTCATGAGTTTGTAAACGATGGTCCAGAGGAAGGAAAATCACGTTTTTGAATATTCAGCCACTCTCTCAAGTTTGTCCCTAGCAAAG GCAAGGACAAGCAGTAA
- the neurl2 gene encoding neuralized-like protein 2 — protein sequence MEPVSDQFMEFHPIHGTNVRLDYSGTQATRVESFANGVCFSKHPLKPGEIFLIEIEDKELGWCGHLRIGLTARDPRGLDVVPEYSIPDLTDVGDSWVFAITRNHNKIIEDPGAEGEGAGEGGPAGGHRLGRGEAEDGAGGEGEVNNSKPKTFFTDSHLYIDNVRIPRDKLVGRSRPGRFSHILDDLYKTNALPPTARRSRIGVLYVPKGRDLGDMHIIINGEDMGASAKGIPTIQPLYAVVDVFAATKCVRIVQVEYGFSSLQTLCRKAIQKHIVHRMAIDWLELPEALKHYCKYE from the exons ATGGAGCCAGTTTCTGACCAATTCATGGAATTTCACCCAATCCACGGCACAAATGTGAGACTGGACTACTCAGgaacccaggccacccgcgTGGAAAGCTTTGCCAACGGAGTCTGTTTCAGTAAACACCCTCTGAAACCTGGGGAGATTTTTCTTATAGAGATTGAGGATAAGGAGCTTGGCTGGTGTGGCCACCTTCGGATTGGCTTGACAGCCAGAGACCCTAGAGGCTTAGACGTGGTACCTGAATACTCCATCCCAGATCTGACGGACGTAGGAGACAGTTGGGTTTTCGCCATCACTCGCAACCACAACAAAATCATAGAGGACCCAGGAGCAGAGGGTGAGGGTGCTGGAGAGGGAGGACCAGCTGGGGGACACAGGCTTGGACGAGGGGAGGCTGAAGATGGAGCAGGAGGCGAAGGAGAAGTTAACAACAGTAAACCAAAGACTTTCTTCACTGACTCTCACCTGTACATTGACAATGTTAGAATCCCCAGAGACAAGCTGGTTGGTCGCAGCAGGCCTGGAcgctttagtcacattttagatGACTTGTATAAAACCAATGCTCTACCTCCAACAGCCAGACGAAGCAGGATAGGAGTTCTTTATGTTCCTAAAGGGAGGGATCTAGGGGACATGCATATAATCATCAATGGAGAGGACATGGGAGCCTCTGCAAAGGGGATCCCCACCATCCAGCCTCTGTATGCCGTGGTGGACGTCTTCGCTGCTACTAAATGTGTGCGAATTGTGCAGGTGGAGTATGGGT TCTCGTCCTTGCAGACGTTGTGCAGAAAAGCGATCCAGAAGCACATCGTCCACAGGATGGCTATAGACTGGCTGGAGCTGCCTGAGGCTCTGAAGCACTATTGCAAGTATGAATGA